Sequence from the Rhodococcus jostii RHA1 genome:
GGCCTGCTCGCGATGTGATGCGGGCGCCCGGGAACTAATGTCGTACGGCGTACGTTAGTGGGGTGTCGTCAACGAAAGGACACCACCATGAAGGTCACCGCGAGCGCACTGTCGCTGAACGTCGCAGACCCCAGTGCGTCGGCCGAGTTCGCCAAGTCCCACCTGGGCTTCGTCGAGGAGATGGCCGCCGAGGGCTTCGTGTCACTGAAGCGTGCGGACGTGGGCTTCAACCTCGTCTTCCTGAAGACCGGACTGGAAACCTTCAAGCCTGCGCGGATCGCCGGTGACGCCGGCCAGGGGTTGCTGATCGCGCTCGTCGTCGACGGTATCGACGCCGAATACGAGCGACTGCAGGCGGAGGGCGTCCCGATCGTGACGCCCATCGAAACCGAGCCCTGGGGCGAACGCTACTTCCAGATGAGTGACCCCAACGGGGTGATCATCCAACTGGTCGAATGGATGTAGCGGTCACACCGAGGCGAGGAACGGCTCGACGGCCGCGAGCACCTCGGGGCTCGCGGCCACCGCCGTCGAGTGGTCGAAACCGGGCAGGATCGTCAGCGACGCACCGGGAATCAGCGCCGCCACCCGCTGGGTGTCGCCGATCCGCTCGGCGTCGTTCGAACCGACGAACAACAGGGTGGGGACGGCGATCCCGCGCAGGACGTCGTCGTCCACTCCCGGCTCCACACCGGAACGCCGCATGTACGCGGCGAGCGCCTGCGCGTCGTTCGCCATGAACGCCGCCCGGGTGCCCGCGTCGATCGGCCACGAGCGCCGGGCATTCCACTGCGCCAGGAACGCATCCATGCCGTCCCGTTCGAGGACGTCGATGCAGCCCGGGAAGAACAGGCGGTCGAACGCGCCGGCCTGCGGGCGGCTGCTGCCGCCGCCGACGATCAGGCTCTCCAACCGTTCGGGCGCCCCGACCGCCAAGGCCAGCGCGACCCGGCCGCCGAGCGAATACCC
This genomic interval carries:
- a CDS encoding VOC family protein; its protein translation is MKVTASALSLNVADPSASAEFAKSHLGFVEEMAAEGFVSLKRADVGFNLVFLKTGLETFKPARIAGDAGQGLLIALVVDGIDAEYERLQAEGVPIVTPIETEPWGERYFQMSDPNGVIIQLVEWM
- a CDS encoding alpha/beta fold hydrolase — encoded protein: MMQTGRVQHATNPVDGVRIAYKTVGDGEPLVLIHGTALSHAIWRGFGYVAALRDRYRLILVDLRGHGCSDKPHDESAYAMDLVSGDVLAVLDHLDLPSAHVLGYSLGGRVALALAVGAPERLESLIVGGGSSRPQAGAFDRLFFPGCIDVLERDGMDAFLAQWNARRSWPIDAGTRAAFMANDAQALAAYMRRSGVEPGVDDDVLRGIAVPTLLFVGSNDAERIGDTQRVAALIPGASLTILPGFDHSTAVAASPEVLAAVEPFLASV